A genomic segment from Desulfonatronum lacustre DSM 10312 encodes:
- a CDS encoding SagB/ThcOx family dehydrogenase, with translation MRAWPMSRDMPWSGLKVAAALLCLVFWGVACNADQQSGGEAMPTPQAIQLPEPALSGPVSLEEALALRRSVRGFSDHPVTPAEIGQLLWAAQGVTEPRRGLRTAPSAGATYPLEIIVIVGRAEGLAPGAYRYAPGRHDLIPVLQEDQRQSLARAALNQSALLQAPVTFAVTAVHARTETRYGRRAIRYVDMEAGHAAQNLSLQAVALGLGSVVIGAFDDRDVAALLNLSSGEAPLYLIPVGKPR, from the coding sequence ATGAGGGCCTGGCCCATGTCCCGGGACATGCCCTGGAGCGGCCTGAAGGTGGCCGCCGCACTTCTCTGCCTGGTGTTCTGGGGTGTTGCCTGCAATGCTGATCAGCAATCCGGAGGTGAGGCCATGCCCACACCGCAAGCCATCCAACTCCCCGAACCGGCCCTGTCCGGCCCCGTCTCCCTGGAGGAAGCCCTGGCCCTGCGCCGCTCCGTGCGCGGCTTCAGCGACCACCCCGTAACCCCGGCCGAGATCGGCCAACTGCTCTGGGCCGCCCAGGGCGTCACCGAGCCCCGGCGGGGGCTGCGCACGGCGCCCTCGGCCGGGGCGACCTATCCCCTGGAGATCATCGTCATCGTCGGGCGGGCCGAAGGCCTCGCCCCTGGCGCGTACCGCTACGCGCCAGGACGTCATGATCTCATCCCGGTACTCCAGGAGGACCAGCGGCAGTCCCTGGCCCGGGCCGCCCTGAACCAGTCCGCCCTGCTCCAGGCTCCGGTCACCTTCGCCGTCACCGCGGTCCACGCCCGGACCGAAACCCGCTACGGCCGCCGCGCGATCCGCTACGTGGACATGGAAGCCGGCCATGCCGCCCAGAACCTGTCCCTGCAGGCCGTGGCCCTGGGCCTGGGCAGCGTGGTCATCGGCGCATTCGACGACCGGGACGTGGCCGCCCTGCTGAACCTGTCATCCGGCGAAGCCCCGTTGTACCTGATCCCGGTGGGCAAGCCGCGGTAG
- a CDS encoding uracil-xanthine permease family protein — MGKRKIIQARKPPNLLYGVNDRPSVWTLAILGVEHGALLISSLMAAVFFAQALGADAAQTRSLVSVGLIAGGLASILQATRKWGIGSGYFCLHTSSFIYFQASISAAQAGGLALVCGMTAAAGVMQILLARVVGKLRTLFPPEVAGLVVAMVGLALAPYAVKSLFGLGREDTLIEVSEVLVGVGTLATIVGFTVWGKRGFKLYSILLGIVFGYGSAYVLGVLPVGIHDRLGELPLVALPQIVHPGLAFDPAFILPFLIAMICSSLKLTGDVITCQKINDLDWKRVDMQSVQRGINAEGLGTAAAGLLGGTGLAASSSNIGMSYASGATSRYIGHATGIFFIALAFMPQPAYVLSNMPVPVIGAIIIYAACFMIVTGWSIVMTRMIDSRKTFVVGISLIMGMSVLVAPEIYAPLPDQFKPIFGSSIALTAVTGVLLNLLFRIGIGDRAELLLSAANGSGQKINDFFVDLGGKWGARPEVIRKAAAAAAELHESLVGQGLSQGEEVLLAAYFDEFQVQVDMTYQGEPVILSHHRPSPEQLLKDDQAFARLSGYLISQYADTVRLESTGHKHRVRMVFEH; from the coding sequence ATGGGAAAACGAAAAATCATTCAAGCGCGAAAGCCCCCAAACCTGCTCTACGGGGTTAACGATCGGCCCTCGGTCTGGACCCTGGCGATTCTCGGCGTGGAGCACGGCGCGCTGCTGATTTCCAGCCTGATGGCCGCCGTGTTTTTCGCCCAGGCTCTGGGCGCGGACGCGGCCCAAACCCGGTCCCTGGTCAGCGTCGGCCTGATCGCCGGAGGGCTGGCCAGCATTCTCCAGGCCACCAGGAAGTGGGGAATCGGCTCGGGCTATTTTTGCCTGCACACCAGTTCCTTCATCTATTTTCAGGCCTCCATCAGCGCGGCCCAGGCCGGCGGTCTGGCCCTGGTCTGCGGCATGACCGCCGCGGCCGGGGTCATGCAGATCCTGCTGGCCCGTGTCGTCGGCAAGCTGCGCACCCTGTTCCCTCCCGAAGTGGCCGGGCTGGTGGTGGCCATGGTCGGTCTGGCCCTGGCCCCGTACGCCGTCAAGTCCCTGTTCGGGCTGGGCCGCGAGGACACGCTGATCGAAGTGAGCGAAGTCCTGGTGGGCGTGGGCACCCTGGCAACCATTGTCGGGTTCACGGTCTGGGGCAAACGGGGCTTCAAGCTTTACTCGATCCTCTTGGGCATCGTCTTCGGCTACGGCTCGGCCTACGTTCTGGGGGTGCTGCCCGTGGGGATCCACGACCGCCTGGGAGAACTGCCCCTGGTGGCTCTGCCCCAGATCGTCCATCCGGGGCTGGCCTTTGATCCCGCGTTCATCCTGCCTTTTCTCATCGCCATGATCTGTTCGTCCCTGAAGCTGACCGGCGACGTGATCACCTGCCAAAAAATCAACGACCTGGACTGGAAGCGGGTGGACATGCAGTCCGTGCAACGCGGAATCAACGCCGAGGGGCTGGGCACCGCGGCGGCCGGCCTGTTGGGCGGAACCGGGCTGGCCGCGTCCTCCTCCAACATCGGCATGTCCTACGCCTCCGGGGCCACAAGCCGCTACATCGGCCACGCCACGGGGATTTTTTTCATCGCCTTGGCGTTTATGCCCCAACCGGCCTACGTCCTGAGCAATATGCCCGTTCCGGTGATCGGCGCGATCATCATCTACGCCGCCTGCTTCATGATCGTCACCGGCTGGTCCATCGTCATGACCCGAATGATCGACTCCAGAAAGACCTTCGTTGTCGGTATTTCCCTGATCATGGGCATGAGCGTGCTGGTGGCCCCGGAGATCTACGCGCCTCTGCCCGACCAGTTCAAGCCCATCTTCGGCTCGTCCATTGCCCTGACTGCGGTGACCGGGGTGCTTTTGAACCTGCTTTTTCGCATCGGCATCGGCGACCGGGCCGAATTGCTCCTGAGCGCCGCCAATGGTTCAGGGCAAAAAATCAACGATTTTTTTGTGGACCTGGGCGGCAAGTGGGGAGCCCGGCCCGAGGTGATCCGCAAAGCTGCGGCCGCGGCCGCGGAACTGCACGAGTCGCTGGTCGGACAGGGGTTGTCCCAGGGCGAAGAAGTTCTCTTGGCGGCGTACTTTGACGAGTTTCAGGTTCAAGTGGACATGACCTACCAGGGAGAGCCGGTCATTCTGAGCCACCATCGGCCCAGTCCCGAGCAGCTTTTGAAGGACGACCAGGCCTTCGCCAGGCTCTCCGGCTATCTGATCAGCCAGTACGCGGACACGGTGCGCCTGGAAAGCACCGGGCACAAGCACCGGGTGCGGATGGTTTTCGAACACTGA
- a CDS encoding NADH-quinone oxidoreductase subunit N has product MIFHIELFIPELYLLALIGGLFVLTVGPQSWWRFLRYLPLAAGVGIGVAALSFQFSGLMLYGAYQVDGLSQFFKMAIFLGLAVTCLNAMNQPTLSEEKRPDYFLFLCLSALGLMLLSSAVELVTIFLALELASYSLYALIPLRSKEPAAAEAGIKYILFGAVVTALAMYGLSYILGVHHTTYLAELVTKTWSWSETPAALIGIALFLGALFYKLALFPLHFWCPDVYEGASNETAAFVATLPKLGAVVVLVRMSSLLDPSMEVTMLLAVLAAVSMTFGNLSALVQNDLKRLLGYSSVSHAGYVMLGIVAGTPAGLSAAAFYAVVYLLMNLACFWVICRLSTDGRNLKLDDLNGLYQRSPGLALVLAVSAFALVGLPPTAGFMGKLFLLNSAWMEGYHWLVIIAVLNSAIAIYYYLNLVRHAYTRDAPTDVPAEALAVPNPGLLWGGLLAAAVLWLGVAPGTLFSFAQLAGATVGVGP; this is encoded by the coding sequence GTGATCTTCCACATAGAGCTGTTCATCCCGGAACTGTACCTGCTGGCCCTGATCGGCGGGCTCTTCGTCCTGACTGTGGGCCCCCAGTCCTGGTGGCGATTTTTGCGTTATCTGCCCCTGGCCGCGGGCGTGGGCATCGGCGTGGCCGCGTTGTCTTTCCAATTCTCCGGCCTCATGCTCTACGGGGCCTATCAGGTGGACGGGCTGTCCCAGTTCTTCAAGATGGCCATCTTCCTGGGCCTGGCCGTGACCTGCCTCAACGCCATGAACCAGCCCACGTTGTCCGAAGAAAAACGACCGGACTACTTCCTGTTTCTCTGCCTCAGCGCCCTGGGGTTGATGCTGCTCTCCAGCGCCGTGGAACTGGTGACCATTTTCCTGGCCCTGGAACTGGCCTCCTACAGCCTCTACGCCCTGATCCCCCTGCGTTCCAAGGAGCCTGCCGCGGCCGAGGCCGGAATCAAGTACATCCTGTTCGGCGCGGTGGTCACGGCCCTGGCCATGTACGGGCTGTCCTACATTTTGGGCGTGCACCACACCACCTACCTCGCCGAACTGGTGACCAAGACCTGGTCCTGGTCCGAGACGCCCGCGGCCCTGATCGGCATCGCCCTGTTCCTGGGGGCCCTGTTCTACAAGCTGGCACTGTTCCCGCTGCACTTCTGGTGCCCGGACGTGTACGAGGGCGCGTCCAACGAGACCGCGGCCTTCGTGGCCACCCTGCCCAAGCTGGGCGCGGTGGTGGTCCTGGTCCGCATGTCCTCGCTGCTGGACCCGAGCATGGAAGTGACCATGCTCCTGGCCGTGCTGGCCGCGGTGTCCATGACCTTCGGCAACCTCTCGGCCCTGGTCCAGAACGACCTGAAGCGTCTCCTGGGCTACTCCTCGGTCTCCCATGCCGGGTACGTGATGCTGGGCATCGTGGCCGGGACGCCCGCCGGTCTGTCCGCCGCCGCGTTCTACGCCGTGGTCTACCTCTTAATGAACCTGGCCTGCTTCTGGGTGATCTGCCGTTTGTCCACGGACGGCCGCAACCTCAAGCTGGATGACTTAAACGGCCTATATCAGCGTTCCCCCGGTCTGGCCCTGGTCCTGGCGGTGTCCGCCTTCGCCCTGGTGGGCCTGCCGCCCACCGCCGGGTTCATGGGCAAGCTGTTCCTGCTCAACTCCGCCTGGATGGAAGGCTACCATTGGCTGGTGATCATCGCGGTGCTCAACTCGGCCATCGCCATCTACTACTACCTGAACTTGGTCCGCCACGCCTACACCCGCGACGCGCCAACCGACGTACCGGCCGAGGCACTGGCCGTGCCCAACCCCGGCCTGCTCTGGGGCGGACTGCTCGCCGCCGCCGTGCTCTGGCTCGGTGTCGCCCCGGGCACCCTGTTTTCTTTTGCCCAGCTGGCCGGAGCAACGGTAGGGGTAGGGCCGTAG
- a CDS encoding type II toxin-antitoxin system Phd/YefM family antitoxin translates to MIKKLYNQGGKMHTYTANEAKTHFGEFLDRAQREPVGVMRHNRMVGVMVNPQDYEAMRAFYADRLRQTLDQSAREAAAAGLTSDTLEKLLADES, encoded by the coding sequence ATGATCAAAAAATTATACAACCAGGGAGGCAAGATGCATACCTACACCGCAAACGAGGCAAAAACCCATTTTGGCGAATTTCTTGATCGCGCTCAGCGCGAACCGGTCGGCGTCATGCGGCACAACAGGATGGTCGGGGTGATGGTCAATCCCCAGGACTATGAAGCCATGCGCGCATTTTACGCCGACCGTCTCCGCCAAACCCTGGACCAGTCCGCCAGAGAAGCGGCCGCTGCCGGACTGACCAGCGATACCCTCGAAAAACTCCTTGCCGATGAAAGCTGA
- a CDS encoding universal stress protein, giving the protein MSNIKKILCAVDFSSVSEKVADYAKSLAKPLDAEVVCIHVVPSGTIYADFGIPMNSMETFCTTMVSEGEKTLAEFMERHFSDMNCRAKVTCGDFSEEILNCAKEEQADMIVMGTHGRKGMDRLLFGSVAEKVLRQAPCPVVAVRPS; this is encoded by the coding sequence ATGTCGAACATTAAGAAGATTCTGTGCGCGGTGGATTTCTCATCCGTCAGCGAAAAGGTGGCGGACTACGCGAAATCTCTGGCCAAGCCACTGGACGCGGAAGTCGTCTGCATCCATGTGGTTCCGTCCGGAACCATCTACGCCGACTTCGGCATCCCGATGAACTCCATGGAAACGTTTTGCACGACCATGGTTTCGGAAGGAGAAAAGACTCTGGCCGAATTCATGGAGCGCCATTTCAGCGACATGAATTGTCGGGCCAAGGTGACCTGCGGCGACTTTTCCGAGGAAATCCTGAATTGCGCCAAGGAAGAGCAGGCTGACATGATCGTGATGGGCACCCACGGGCGTAAGGGCATGGATCGTCTGCTGTTCGGCTCGGTGGCCGAAAAGGTGCTCCGCCAAGCTCCTTGCCCGGTGGTGGCGGTGCGTCCGAGTTAG
- a CDS encoding exo-beta-N-acetylmuramidase NamZ family protein, with protein MTHLFSVLVFFFLLTGISGCSAITSRTSPAPVPSSVPSTDPSTAHSSFASPAGDGSFTRTTESRVILGVDVLLDRDWRTTVRGADGGQVMISFFDLLLKGRTVGLLTNPTGVDAKLRSTIDLLHEHPDVRLGALFAPEHGIRGDIYAGEAVTDDVEPLTGVPVYSIYRRKPTPAMLAGLDAVLYDIQDIGASSYTYIYAMADMMAACAEAGVPFIVLDRPNPIGADFVDGPVLDTSRFRSGIGQYDIASLYGMTPGELAWMLNSEFLAKPCQLSIIPMANYRRTMRYPDTGLPWVPTSTHIPWPISAVHYSLTGVLGETRGGLNIGVGYTLPFECLAAPWMDRHKLVAAINARNIPGLRARPISYVPGYGGHAGQTVHGAHLVVTDPLALRPMTAQITLMTILQTLYPERKLFDNPGIRESLFDRALGTDQIRLMVSQGADAEAIERAIAPRRDRFKELRRKYLLYEPR; from the coding sequence ATGACGCATTTGTTTTCCGTATTGGTGTTTTTTTTCCTGCTGACGGGAATCAGCGGCTGCTCCGCCATCACGTCCCGGACGTCCCCCGCTCCCGTGCCGTCTTCCGTGCCCTCTACCGATCCATCCACCGCGCATTCCTCTTTCGCGTCTCCGGCCGGAGACGGGAGTTTCACCCGGACCACTGAGTCTCGCGTGATCCTCGGCGTGGACGTCCTGCTGGACCGGGACTGGCGGACCACGGTGCGCGGAGCGGACGGCGGGCAGGTGATGATCTCGTTTTTCGATTTGCTGCTCAAGGGACGCACCGTGGGCCTGCTGACCAACCCCACCGGGGTGGACGCCAAACTGCGCTCGACCATCGACCTGCTGCACGAGCATCCCGACGTCCGCCTGGGGGCGCTGTTCGCCCCGGAGCACGGCATTCGCGGGGACATCTACGCCGGGGAGGCCGTGACCGACGACGTGGAGCCCCTGACCGGGGTGCCGGTGTACAGCATCTACCGCCGCAAACCCACCCCGGCCATGCTGGCCGGACTGGACGCGGTGCTCTACGACATCCAGGACATCGGGGCCAGCTCCTACACGTACATCTACGCCATGGCCGACATGATGGCCGCCTGCGCCGAGGCCGGGGTTCCGTTCATCGTCCTGGACCGGCCCAACCCCATCGGCGCGGATTTCGTGGACGGCCCGGTGCTGGACACCAGCCGGTTCCGCAGCGGCATCGGGCAGTACGATATCGCCTCCCTGTACGGGATGACCCCCGGCGAACTGGCCTGGATGCTGAACAGCGAGTTCCTGGCCAAACCCTGCCAGCTGTCCATCATCCCCATGGCCAACTACCGGCGGACCATGCGCTACCCGGATACCGGCCTGCCCTGGGTGCCCACATCCACGCACATCCCCTGGCCCATTTCGGCGGTGCATTACAGCCTGACCGGCGTGCTGGGCGAAACGCGGGGCGGCCTGAACATCGGAGTGGGCTACACCCTGCCCTTCGAGTGTCTGGCCGCGCCCTGGATGGACCGCCACAAGCTGGTGGCGGCCATCAATGCCCGGAACATCCCCGGGCTCCGCGCCCGCCCCATCTCCTACGTTCCGGGCTACGGCGGCCATGCCGGACAAACCGTGCACGGCGCGCACCTGGTGGTCACCGATCCCCTGGCCCTGCGCCCCATGACCGCCCAGATCACCCTGATGACCATCCTCCAGACTCTCTACCCGGAACGCAAACTCTTCGACAATCCGGGCATCCGGGAAAGCCTGTTCGACCGGGCCCTGGGCACGGACCAAATCCGGCTCATGGTCTCCCAGGGCGCGGACGCCGAAGCCATCGAACGGGCCATCGCTCCAAGACGGGACCGGTTCAAGGAGTTGCGGCGGAAATATTTGTTGTATGAACCGAGGTGA
- a CDS encoding peptidylprolyl isomerase has translation MDNPFVLIETNLGDLLIELYPDKAPRTVANFLQYVDAKHYDGTIFHRVVRGFVIQGGGYDRGLNKKPTLAPIPNEAKGGLSNVKDSVAMARAPEKDSATDEFFINAADNGPDLDYQDDSDEGYGYAVFAQVVEGSDVVKKINWKVVKATEDFPELPKDEVYIVSARRFE, from the coding sequence ATGGACAATCCGTTCGTCCTCATCGAAACCAATTTGGGCGACCTGCTCATTGAACTGTATCCGGACAAGGCCCCGCGTACCGTGGCCAATTTTCTGCAATACGTCGACGCCAAGCATTACGACGGGACCATTTTTCACCGGGTGGTCCGCGGATTCGTCATCCAAGGCGGCGGGTACGACCGCGGACTGAACAAGAAACCCACGCTGGCCCCCATCCCCAACGAGGCCAAGGGCGGGCTGTCCAACGTCAAGGACAGCGTGGCCATGGCCCGGGCACCGGAAAAGGATTCCGCCACGGATGAATTCTTCATCAATGCCGCGGACAACGGTCCGGACCTGGACTATCAGGACGATTCCGACGAAGGCTACGGCTACGCGGTCTTCGCCCAGGTTGTGGAAGGCTCGGACGTGGTCAAGAAGATCAACTGGAAGGTGGTCAAGGCCACGGAGGACTTCCCGGAACTGCCCAAGGACGAGGTGTATATCGTTTCCGCCCGGCGCTTCGAATGA
- a CDS encoding complex I subunit 4 family protein, with translation MTETGFPVLSALIFFPLLAAVGLFFLRDERTIRLYTLVVGLIEMGLAAPLFRFDLTTANFQFVEIMPWVPAWNMNYHVGVDGISILMIFLTVLLLPLCVLCSWTYIGKRVKEFHFCLLLMIGACVGIFSALDFVLFYIFWEAMLIPMFLLIAVWGGPNKRYASLKFFIYTLAGSTLFLAAIVAFFVNTGTFSIPELMTHEYAFNFQFWTFLAMALAFAIKVPMFPFHTWLPAAHVEAPTAGSVLLASILLKMGTYGFLRFCLPLTPAASEYFAPLMITISIISILYGGAIALGQRDMKKLIAYSSVAHMGFVTLGIFVFTMRGVEGAIMQMINHGITTGALFMLVGAIYERSHSREIADNMGLGKYLPAYMFFFGLFAIASFGFPGTNGFVSEALVLIGVFEANYLLGALTIPGVMLAAAYMLRLGLKLAWGQPSQAANWKDLNTREWVYLAPLAVLVLYLGLMPTLALKTINPSVVHLLNQYETRKALHMESSLQPEPPAQIVQLPATRGTDQ, from the coding sequence ATGACTGAAACCGGGTTCCCCGTTCTCAGCGCCCTGATCTTCTTCCCCCTGCTGGCCGCCGTCGGGCTGTTCTTTCTGCGCGACGAGCGCACCATCCGCCTGTACACCCTGGTCGTGGGCCTGATCGAGATGGGCCTGGCCGCGCCGCTGTTCCGGTTCGACCTGACTACCGCGAACTTCCAGTTCGTGGAGATCATGCCCTGGGTCCCGGCCTGGAACATGAACTACCATGTCGGCGTGGACGGAATCAGCATCCTGATGATCTTTCTGACCGTGCTGCTTTTGCCCCTGTGCGTACTCTGCTCCTGGACCTACATCGGCAAGCGGGTCAAGGAGTTCCATTTCTGCCTGCTGCTGATGATCGGGGCCTGCGTGGGCATTTTTTCGGCCCTGGACTTCGTGTTGTTCTACATCTTCTGGGAAGCCATGCTCATCCCCATGTTCCTGCTCATCGCGGTCTGGGGCGGGCCCAACAAGCGCTACGCGTCGCTGAAGTTTTTCATCTACACCCTGGCCGGCAGCACGCTGTTTCTGGCGGCCATCGTGGCATTTTTCGTGAACACCGGGACATTCTCCATCCCGGAACTGATGACCCATGAGTACGCCTTCAACTTCCAGTTCTGGACCTTCCTGGCCATGGCCCTGGCCTTTGCCATCAAGGTGCCCATGTTCCCGTTCCACACCTGGCTTCCGGCTGCCCACGTGGAAGCGCCCACCGCGGGCTCGGTGCTCCTGGCCTCCATCCTGCTCAAAATGGGCACCTACGGCTTTTTACGCTTCTGCCTGCCCCTGACCCCGGCGGCCAGCGAATACTTTGCGCCGCTGATGATCACCATTTCCATCATCTCCATCCTCTACGGCGGGGCCATCGCCCTGGGCCAGAGGGACATGAAGAAGCTGATCGCCTATTCCTCCGTGGCCCACATGGGCTTCGTGACCCTGGGCATCTTCGTCTTCACCATGCGCGGGGTGGAAGGGGCGATCATGCAGATGATCAACCACGGGATCACCACCGGGGCGCTGTTTATGCTCGTGGGCGCGATCTACGAACGCAGCCACAGCCGGGAAATTGCGGACAACATGGGCCTGGGCAAATACCTGCCCGCCTACATGTTCTTCTTCGGCCTGTTCGCCATCGCGTCCTTCGGCTTCCCCGGCACCAACGGCTTCGTTTCCGAAGCCCTGGTGCTCATCGGCGTGTTCGAGGCCAACTACCTCCTAGGCGCCTTGACCATCCCCGGGGTGATGCTGGCTGCGGCCTATATGCTCCGCCTGGGCCTAAAGCTGGCCTGGGGCCAGCCGTCCCAGGCAGCGAACTGGAAGGACCTGAATACCCGCGAATGGGTCTACCTGGCCCCCCTGGCCGTGCTGGTCCTGTACCTGGGCCTGATGCCCACCCTGGCCCTGAAAACCATCAATCCCTCGGTGGTCCATCTCCTGAACCAGTATGAAACCCGCAAGGCCCTGCACATGGAGTCGTCCCTGCAGCCCGAACCGCCGGCCCAGATCGTCCAACTCCCCGCAACACGAGGTACTGACCAGTGA
- a CDS encoding amphi-Trp domain-containing protein, with translation MEEVLFKSEEPKSRGDVAAFLRQLADKVEAGEVILRQGDQEQQVRIPQNLVLETKLERETKRDGEKMSLEVELEWRPGGGSATSGVELA, from the coding sequence ATGGAAGAAGTGCTGTTCAAAAGCGAAGAACCCAAAAGCCGGGGCGATGTAGCGGCGTTTCTGCGGCAATTGGCGGACAAGGTCGAGGCGGGGGAAGTGATTTTGCGGCAGGGAGACCAGGAACAACAGGTCCGGATTCCCCAAAACCTGGTCCTGGAAACCAAGCTGGAGCGGGAAACCAAGCGAGACGGGGAGAAAATGAGCCTGGAAGTGGAACTGGAATGGCGGCCCGGCGGCGGATCGGCGACCAGCGGCGTCGAGCTGGCATGA
- a CDS encoding putative toxin-antitoxin system toxin component, PIN family yields MKAERQRPLVVLDTNIWISAALSREGCPAQLARAVLGLGQPVFSEATFAELQTRLWLPKFDRYISMELRHSILHDLRAAGQWIRVPEGIASQSFCRDASDDMFIHAALAAQAEWLITGDHDLLAVKPLPGLRILTAQEALEQLFL; encoded by the coding sequence ATGAAAGCTGAACGGCAACGGCCGTTGGTCGTACTCGACACCAATATCTGGATCAGCGCGGCCCTGTCCCGCGAAGGCTGCCCGGCCCAACTGGCGCGAGCCGTTCTGGGCCTTGGCCAACCTGTTTTTTCCGAGGCCACCTTTGCCGAATTGCAAACAAGACTCTGGCTGCCCAAGTTTGACCGCTACATCAGCATGGAATTGCGCCACTCCATATTGCACGACCTCCGCGCCGCCGGGCAATGGATACGTGTTCCCGAAGGCATCGCATCGCAATCCTTTTGCCGGGATGCGTCCGACGACATGTTCATCCATGCCGCCCTTGCCGCGCAGGCCGAATGGCTGATTACCGGCGACCACGACCTTTTGGCCGTCAAACCTCTGCCGGGACTGCGTATCCTGACTGCCCAAGAAGCCTTGGAGCAGCTATTTTTGTAA
- a CDS encoding alpha/beta fold hydrolase, with translation MSELYETGLVTAGDIQITYREFGPFEAGGEASEPLVLIMGYGGLMEMWPPVLIHHLARDRRVIVFDNRGMGFSGSSDAPYSIELFADDTLALLDGLDIEKASVLGWSMGAFIAQELALGHPRRVNRLILLTASCGGEAAIWPDDAIWNSLTDLSGTLEERIQRMLTNLFPQAWLRQNPDPSAYLPPITAPIIDAHIQRQARTLRTWPGACDRLSTIPILTLIITGTEDRVIPPGNAHILTHALPRVRAVEIQGGGHGVMYQEPERLAGLVDVFLALE, from the coding sequence GTGAGTGAGTTGTACGAGACCGGCTTGGTGACGGCGGGGGACATTCAGATCACTTACCGGGAGTTCGGGCCGTTCGAGGCCGGAGGGGAAGCCTCTGAGCCCCTGGTGCTGATCATGGGCTACGGCGGGTTGATGGAGATGTGGCCTCCGGTTCTGATTCACCATTTGGCACGAGACCGCCGGGTGATCGTGTTCGACAACCGGGGCATGGGGTTCAGCGGCTCCTCGGACGCGCCGTACTCCATCGAATTGTTCGCCGACGATACACTGGCCTTGTTGGACGGGTTGGATATCGAAAAGGCCTCTGTCCTGGGTTGGTCCATGGGCGCGTTCATCGCCCAGGAACTGGCCCTAGGCCATCCGCGCCGGGTGAACAGGCTGATCCTTTTGACCGCCTCGTGCGGCGGCGAGGCCGCGATCTGGCCGGACGACGCGATCTGGAATTCCCTGACCGACCTTTCCGGAACCCTGGAAGAACGCATCCAGCGCATGCTGACAAACCTCTTTCCTCAAGCCTGGCTGCGTCAAAACCCCGACCCCTCCGCATACCTTCCCCCTATCACCGCCCCGATCATCGACGCCCACATCCAGCGCCAGGCCCGAACCCTGCGTACCTGGCCCGGCGCCTGCGACCGACTTTCAACCATCCCCATCCTCACCCTGATCATCACCGGAACCGAAGACCGGGTCATCCCCCCGGGAAACGCCCATATCCTGACCCACGCCCTGCCCCGCGTCCGGGCCGTCGAAATTCAGGGTGGCGGGCACGGGGTGATGTACCAGGAGCCGGAACGGCTGGCCGGGTTGGTCGACGTTTTTTTGGCTTTGGAGTGA